The following nucleotide sequence is from Chloroflexota bacterium.
GTGTGGTGCTTGTGCTGGCTGGGCGGCTGGCCATCTGCCGGGCGCCATCGCCATCCAGGGCGATGGCTACGCGTGCCTGTTCCCGCTGGCGACCAGCCTGATCGCGAGCGTCCTGCTGACCGTTATCGTAAACGTACGTATTCGTTGGCTGAACCGCTAAAAGGCGGGCGATGCGCCATGGCGCGGCCCGGAAGGATTATGCATGCACGAGCAAATTCAAGCTTTCCTGCGTTTCATCACCGTCGAAAAGGGCTATGCCCAGAACACGCTCTCGGCGTACCAGAACGACCTGAACCAGATGGCGGCCTATCTGTCGGCCAAAAGCCCGGAGATGACGTGGGCGATGGTGACCCGCGAGGACGTCAGCGAGTATATCGCGCACATGAAGTCGCTGACCTACTCGTCGTCCACCGTGGCGCGCAAGCTGGCGGCGCTGAAGTCGTTCTTTCACTTTATGACCGTCGAGCGGTTGATCGCCGAGAACCCGGCGGCGATGCTCGACTCGCCCAAGACGCGCAAGTACCTGCCGAAGGCGCTCTCGACGGAGGACGTGGACCGGCTGCTGGCGGAGCCGGCCAAGGACAACAGCCCCAAGGGCCAGCGCGACCGCGCCATTATGGAGGCGCTGTACGCCACCGGCATGCGCGTGACCGAGCTGATCAGCCTCAATGTGGATGATGTGACCCTGACCGAGGGGACGATCCGCTGCATGGGCAAGGGCGCGAAGGAGCGCATCGTGCCGCTTTACCCGCGCGCCATCGAAGCGCTGCTGAACTATGTGCAGGGCGGGCGCCTGCAGTTGCTGAAGTCTCCGACGCCGGAACCGGCGCTGTTCCTGAACCAGCGCGGCGAGCGGCTGACGCGGCAGGGCCTCTGGCTGATTATCAAAGAGTACGCCAAGCGCGTCGGCATTACCTTCGAGGTGACGCCGCACACCCTGCGCCACTCGTTCGCGACCCACATGCTGAGCGGCGGCGCCGATCTGCGCAACGTGCAGGCGCTGCTGGGGCACGCCAACGTCGGGACAACCCAGGTCTACACGCACGTGTCGAACGAGCGGCTGCGCGAGGTGTATAACACCGCGCATCCGCGCGCGAAGTAGTCTGTCGCGGGACAGCCTGCCCGCGAACCGCACCTATCTCCGTTTCTGCAGATTCGGCGCTGTTCGCGGGTCGTTCTATTCGGTGCTTCTGAAATAGCGAGATAGTCATGGACACCACGGCTTCAGCCGAGTATATCCGCAACTGCACCGCGCAGCGCCCCCGGATCGCCGTCGTCACCGGCTCCGGGCTTGACGCGCTGGCCAGCATGCTGAACCACGCCGAGGTGATCCGGTTCGGGGAGATCCCGAGCTTCCCGCAGGCGACAGTCGAGGGACACAAAGGCGAGTTCTGCTTTGGGACGCTGGCCGGCAAGCCGATCGTCGTCGCGCGCGGGCGGGTACATTACTACGAGGGCTACTCCCCGAAACAGGTGACGCATTACGTGCGCGTGCTGAAACTGCTCGGCGTCGAGACGCTGATCCTGACCAATGCGGCGGGCGGTCTGAACATGAACTACCGCGCCGGCGACATCATGCTGATCAGCGACCACCTCAACTTCGTCGGCATGGCGGGTCACAACCCGCTGTTTGGCCCCAACGATGCGTCTTATGGGCCGCGCTTCCCTTCGATGAACCCGGCGTACGATCCGGCCCTGCGCGCAATGGCGAAGTCGGTTGCGGCGGCGCAGGGGCTGACCCTGCGCGAAGGCATATACGCGGCCGTGGCCGGGCCGTCGTTCGAGACGGCGGCCGAGTTGCGCATGCTGGCGCAACTCGGCGGCGACGCGGTCGGCATGTCCACCGCCAACGAGACGGTGGTGGCGGTTCACGCAGGGCTGAAGGTGCTCGGCCTGTCGCTGATCAGCAACATGGCGACCGGCGAGCCGGCCGGCGAGCGCTTCACCGCCGAGGAACTGCACCACGAGGTGCTCGACGCCGGCACGCAGGCCGCGCCGCGCATGATCGCGCTGATCAAAGGCGTGATCGAGCGGCTGTGAGTTTGAGCGCACTCAGGTTGAACCCTGTATCGGTCTCGTCCGACAAAAGCGAATGGGTATAGAGTAATGCCTCAGCTAACTATCAAGTCGCTCATACACCAAGCCAAGCGCTTCTCTGAACTTGAATCCAAGCATCTGGAACGATCGCTATTTGGTGTGACAGATGGGAAGGCGGTCGGCACATACCTGGAGCACAAGTTTCGCAGTTTCTTGAAGGCCCAATATAACTTTCGAGAGGGCAATACAGCAAACGGTGTGGACTTCCCAGGTCTTTCGGTTGACATGAAGGTCACGAGCATTCGGCAACCGCAATCTTCGTGCCCCTTCCGTTCGGCGCGTGAGAAAATATACGGGCTTGACTACGCGCTACTTGTATTTGTCTATGACAAACACGACTATACTAAGCAACGTGCCTCACAGTTGAATATCGCTCAGGCGATCTTCGTGAACGCGGAGAGAACCGGAGACTACCAGACTACGCGCGGCATTCTGCAACTCCTGCACAACGACGGCAATCGAGACGATCTGATCGCGTTTTTCGATGAGCGCCATCTTCCCATCGATGACATTCAAGCTGAAGTGCTGGCAGCGGAGATATTGCAGAACCCGCCCGTGCAGGGTTTTCTGACCATTTCAAATGCTTTGCAATGGAGGCTGCAGTACGGTCGAGCACTTGAAATGGCAGGGCGCGAAGACGGAGTTGTTTCCATCTATCGGGCGCCAGCATGAGGACGATAGCTCGAAAAGCCAAGATCGAATACGGCGATTTCCAGACTCCTCCGGAACTTGCATCCGCTATTTGTCGGAAGCTGGTTACTCTCGGTATTTCACCGCAAACCATTGTGGAACCCACGTGCGGCGTGGGTGCATTTGTAGAGGCGTCCGCGCGCTCATTCCCATCAGCGTGTCGCATTTTGGGTTTTGACGTAAACGAAGACTATTTGCGTTCGCTTTCCCACAGACTCCAATACCTGCCGTACTCCGATAGAATTTTGATCCAACGGGCAAACTTCTTCGAATTCGATTGGCAGGACTTGTTGCAGCAAGCCAATGACCCCATCCTGGTGATCGGTAACTTCCCCTGGGTCACTAACGCACAGGTCGGTGCACTGGGCGGCGCCAACCTGCCTCCGAAGGACAACTTCGTCGGAGCCTCCGGTCTCGAAGCGATGACGGGCGCCAGTAACTTCGATATCTCGGAATGGATGCTTGTGAAAATGGCGACATGGTTAGCGTCGCATAACGGTTGCTTGGCCATGCTCTGTAAAACGGCCGTTGCGCGAAAAACCATGAAGCATCTGCATACCATGCGCATTGGTTGGTCGCGGGCAGCGATCTTCGGTATTGATGCCAAGCGGAGTTTCGGCGTATCGGTTGACGCTTGTCTTCTTTTTGCAGAATTTGACCCGGATCGTTTACTCGATGATTACCAAGTCTATGACTCACTAGAAGCCGAGCGATCAAGTTGGGTAGGACATCGCAATGGCGTAACGGTGCGAGACCTGAATGTTTTTGAGCACCACAAACAATTGCGCGGGAAGAACCCTCTCCCGTGGCGGTCTGGCATCAAGCACGATTGCGCCAGTGTCCTGGAACTGCGCGAGAGCAACGGGTTGCTAGTGAATGGATTGGGCGAAATCCTTGACATTGAGCCGCTCCTGCTCTACCCCCTCCAGAAAGGGGCTGATCTAGCCAATAACCGTGCTTTAGCGAGCAAACGCTTCTTGCTTATGCCTCAGCAGGACGTAGGCGAGGACACGCACCGTATTCAGCAAATAGCTCCCAAAACATGGAAATATCTTGAAGCGCACTCGTCCTATTTCGACAACCGCAAGAGCCGCGTCTATAAGCCGGGTATTCGTTTCTCCATATTTGGTGTAGGACCGTACGCGTTTGCGCCTTACAAAGTTGCCATTTGTAGTCTATACAAGAAGTTGGAATTTCGACTAGTAGAGCCTATGCATGGCAAACCGGTCGTCTTTGACGACACAGTGTATTATCTGAGTTTTGCGTCAAGAACTGAAGCCGAGCAGGCGATCTTCTTACTAAGCTCGACAATTGCACAGGAGTTTCTATCTAGCTTGATCTTCTGGGATGACAAGCGTCCTATCAAGACCAAGATTCTCAACTGTTTGGATTTGGCAAAGGTTGAAGCCGCGCTGGCTCTCGCCTGATCATAGTGGAACGCAGCATGATCATCCAAACCGGACAGCAATTTTTCATTGAACAAAGGGTGGGCGCCTCCAAGGCTGGATTCATGCCCGCCGTCTTCGTCAAACTCAACCTCCAAGCCCCGCGCACCGTCGCCGTGCTGAACGCGCCGTCGCGCGCGGCGAAACGATGTGCCCGCTAATCGCGTTGCGCCTCAACGTATGGAAATAGCCCGCTCGCTGGCCTATTTCGTTGCCGCCGGGCTGTGCGAGATCGGCGGCGGCTACCTGATCTGGCTCTGGCTGCGCGAGGGGCGCAGCGTGTGGCACGGCGTATTGGGGGCGCTGGTGCTGGTCGTGTACGGCATCGTGCCGACGTTCCAACCGGCGCATTTCAGCCGCGTCTATGCCGCGTATGGCGGCATCTTCGTCGTGCTGTCGATCCTGTGGGGTTGGGCGATCGACAAGCAGGCGCCCGACCGGTTCGACCTGCTCGGCTCACTGGTGGCGCTGGTTGGCGTTGCGATCATCATGTACGCGCCGCGCAGCACATAGCGCACCGGTCTATCCTGCTCTACCGCGCTTCTTGGTCATTGCGGTAAACCTCTCTTTGGCAACCGGTTGCCATGCCCGCGCGCCTACGCAGCCGCAGAAAACTCCGCTACAATAGTCGCCATGTACCCGACCATCCTCGTGCCGTTGGACGGCTCCGAGCTTGCCGAAACGATCCTGCCGGTTGCGCGCGATCTGGCGCGGCGTAGTCACGCGCCGCTCTTGTTGCTGCGCATCGCCGCGCGCGGCGCGAACACCGAGGCGGCAGCCTACCTGCACAAGCAAGCGTCCGCGTTGCAGGCCGCCGGCTGCGAGGCGGCGACCGTCGTGCGCAGCGGCCCCGTGGCCGAGACGATCCTGGCCCATGCGGACGAGGTGCGCGCCGATCTGATCGCCATGTCCACCCACGGGCGCGGTGGACTGTCGCGCGTAGTGATGGGCAGCGTCGCCGACCGGGTGGTGCGCGGCGGGCGCATGCCGGTGGTGCTGGTACGCGCCGGCACGGAGCCGCGCGGCCAGTTCGCGCTGCGCCGCATCCTGGCGCCGGTGGATGGCACGCCGCTGGCCGAGCAGTC
It contains:
- the xerD gene encoding site-specific tyrosine recombinase XerD, yielding MHEQIQAFLRFITVEKGYAQNTLSAYQNDLNQMAAYLSAKSPEMTWAMVTREDVSEYIAHMKSLTYSSSTVARKLAALKSFFHFMTVERLIAENPAAMLDSPKTRKYLPKALSTEDVDRLLAEPAKDNSPKGQRDRAIMEALYATGMRVTELISLNVDDVTLTEGTIRCMGKGAKERIVPLYPRAIEALLNYVQGGRLQLLKSPTPEPALFLNQRGERLTRQGLWLIIKEYAKRVGITFEVTPHTLRHSFATHMLSGGADLRNVQALLGHANVGTTQVYTHVSNERLREVYNTAHPRAK
- a CDS encoding purine-nucleoside phosphorylase yields the protein MDTTASAEYIRNCTAQRPRIAVVTGSGLDALASMLNHAEVIRFGEIPSFPQATVEGHKGEFCFGTLAGKPIVVARGRVHYYEGYSPKQVTHYVRVLKLLGVETLILTNAAGGLNMNYRAGDIMLISDHLNFVGMAGHNPLFGPNDASYGPRFPSMNPAYDPALRAMAKSVAAAQGLTLREGIYAAVAGPSFETAAELRMLAQLGGDAVGMSTANETVVAVHAGLKVLGLSLISNMATGEPAGERFTAEELHHEVLDAGTQAAPRMIALIKGVIERL
- a CDS encoding YnfA family protein, whose amino-acid sequence is MEIARSLAYFVAAGLCEIGGGYLIWLWLREGRSVWHGVLGALVLVVYGIVPTFQPAHFSRVYAAYGGIFVVLSILWGWAIDKQAPDRFDLLGSLVALVGVAIIMYAPRST
- a CDS encoding restriction endonuclease encodes the protein MPQLTIKSLIHQAKRFSELESKHLERSLFGVTDGKAVGTYLEHKFRSFLKAQYNFREGNTANGVDFPGLSVDMKVTSIRQPQSSCPFRSAREKIYGLDYALLVFVYDKHDYTKQRASQLNIAQAIFVNAERTGDYQTTRGILQLLHNDGNRDDLIAFFDERHLPIDDIQAEVLAAEILQNPPVQGFLTISNALQWRLQYGRALEMAGREDGVVSIYRAPA
- a CDS encoding SAM-dependent methyltransferase, with translation MRTIARKAKIEYGDFQTPPELASAICRKLVTLGISPQTIVEPTCGVGAFVEASARSFPSACRILGFDVNEDYLRSLSHRLQYLPYSDRILIQRANFFEFDWQDLLQQANDPILVIGNFPWVTNAQVGALGGANLPPKDNFVGASGLEAMTGASNFDISEWMLVKMATWLASHNGCLAMLCKTAVARKTMKHLHTMRIGWSRAAIFGIDAKRSFGVSVDACLLFAEFDPDRLLDDYQVYDSLEAERSSWVGHRNGVTVRDLNVFEHHKQLRGKNPLPWRSGIKHDCASVLELRESNGLLVNGLGEILDIEPLLLYPLQKGADLANNRALASKRFLLMPQQDVGEDTHRIQQIAPKTWKYLEAHSSYFDNRKSRVYKPGIRFSIFGVGPYAFAPYKVAICSLYKKLEFRLVEPMHGKPVVFDDTVYYLSFASRTEAEQAIFLLSSTIAQEFLSSLIFWDDKRPIKTKILNCLDLAKVEAALALA
- a CDS encoding DUF2905 domain-containing protein gives rise to the protein MPGAIAIQGDGYACLFPLATSLIASVLLTVIVNVRIRWLNR
- a CDS encoding universal stress protein encodes the protein MYPTILVPLDGSELAETILPVARDLARRSHAPLLLLRIAARGANTEAAAYLHKQASALQAAGCEAATVVRSGPVAETILAHADEVRADLIAMSTHGRGGLSRVVMGSVADRVVRGGRMPVVLVRAGTEPRGQFALRRILAPVDGTPLAEQSLVHAQRLAGAFDAEVLLLSIWDGMGYQLGSFPANELEMKKQEEHAIAKYYIIETTHRLQKQGVRVHWKLLSGHVSQCIVETARANGSDLIVMATHGLTGISRMVEGSIADEVLRTSPVPLLLVRGIAPQ